Proteins from one Ramlibacter sp. PS4R-6 genomic window:
- a CDS encoding glycosyltransferase family 4 protein: MTRLTLVLTEWPPAVGGMQTHARHLAQHLAHRADAVEVLTYRVTDRDLAQQAEQFDAECGVTVRRVLSRLGYWHNLATVAQHARDFRADAVYASTVFYGLLRARMPVPVVCRSVGNDVLRPWLGYPYPWCSGLAASPALQRAMRWWLEHGQHPNWVDRVLREARERVMRAAAAGNHAILANSDYTAGLLRTIGVAPERVDVVAGGVDARRFDADEGRRRLARDELGFEAEDRVVLTVCRLVEKKGVEVLLDAVAALRAATPRVRLVVVGDGRKRAAYEARAAALGLRDAVRFAGRVPHEDIPRYYWASDVFALASYESRHAGGRVRDVETMGRVLCEANAAGLPLVASASGGIPSVVRDGDNGLLVAPGDAGAFAHAIARVLREPALAARLSRRGRERAQHEFDWSAVLGRHERAIDEAIRAA; this comes from the coding sequence GTGACGCGACTGACGCTCGTGCTGACCGAGTGGCCGCCCGCCGTGGGCGGCATGCAGACGCATGCGCGCCACCTGGCGCAGCACCTCGCGCACCGCGCCGATGCGGTCGAGGTGCTGACCTACCGCGTCACCGACCGCGACCTCGCGCAGCAGGCCGAGCAGTTCGACGCCGAGTGCGGCGTCACGGTGCGCCGCGTGCTCTCGCGCCTGGGCTACTGGCACAACCTCGCGACTGTCGCGCAGCACGCGCGCGATTTCCGTGCCGATGCCGTGTATGCGTCCACCGTGTTCTACGGCTTGCTGCGCGCCCGCATGCCGGTGCCGGTCGTGTGCCGCTCGGTCGGCAACGACGTGCTGCGGCCCTGGCTGGGCTACCCGTACCCGTGGTGCAGCGGGCTCGCGGCCTCACCCGCCTTGCAGCGTGCGATGCGCTGGTGGCTGGAACACGGCCAGCACCCGAACTGGGTCGACCGCGTGCTGCGCGAGGCGCGCGAGCGCGTCATGCGCGCCGCGGCCGCGGGCAACCACGCGATCCTCGCCAACAGCGACTACACGGCCGGCCTGCTGCGCACGATCGGGGTCGCGCCGGAGCGCGTGGACGTTGTCGCGGGCGGTGTCGACGCGCGGCGCTTCGACGCGGATGAGGGAAGGCGCCGGCTCGCGCGTGACGAGCTGGGCTTCGAGGCGGAGGACCGGGTGGTCCTCACGGTCTGCCGGCTCGTGGAGAAGAAGGGCGTCGAGGTGCTGCTCGATGCGGTCGCAGCGCTGCGCGCCGCCACGCCGCGCGTGCGCCTGGTGGTCGTGGGCGACGGCCGCAAGCGCGCCGCCTACGAAGCGCGCGCCGCGGCGCTGGGCCTGCGCGACGCGGTGCGTTTCGCCGGCCGCGTGCCGCACGAGGACATCCCGCGCTACTACTGGGCCAGCGACGTGTTCGCGCTGGCGAGCTACGAGAGCCGCCACGCGGGCGGGCGCGTGCGCGACGTGGAGACGATGGGGCGCGTGCTGTGCGAGGCCAACGCCGCGGGCCTGCCGCTGGTGGCCAGCGCCAGCGGCGGCATCCCGAGCGTGGTGCGCGACGGCGACAACGGACTGCTCGTCGCGCCTGGCGACGCGGGGGCCTTCGCCCACGCGATCGCGCGCGTGCTGCGGGAACCCGCGCTGGCCGCGCGGCTGTCGCGGCGCGGGCGCGAGCGCGCGCAGCACGAATTCGACTGGTCGGCGGTGCTGGGCCGCCACGAGCGCGCGATCGACGAAGCGATCCGCGCGGCCTAG
- a CDS encoding Crp/Fnr family transcriptional regulator has translation MATDLTLHQRRREATAEELAGVPWLKVLKPDEYRTAAAAIRVSDAQPGDYVCRVGRPVTYWFGVIEGLLKMSADTDDGHTVTFSGLPPGGWFGEGTVLKREVYRYNIQALRKSIVAGIPADTFHWLLDHSIGFNRFIMNQLNERLAQFISAREIDRMNNPDLRVARSLAALFNPVLFPGVGDVLRITQQELAYLVGLSRQRVNEALATLEQQGSIRVEYGGLRVLDLQSLRATVAA, from the coding sequence ATGGCCACCGATCTCACGCTGCACCAGCGCCGCCGGGAAGCGACGGCCGAGGAGCTCGCGGGCGTGCCGTGGCTGAAGGTGCTCAAGCCCGACGAATACCGCACCGCCGCCGCCGCCATCCGCGTCAGCGACGCGCAGCCGGGCGACTACGTGTGCCGAGTCGGCCGCCCCGTCACCTACTGGTTCGGCGTGATCGAGGGGCTGCTGAAGATGAGCGCCGACACCGACGACGGCCACACGGTCACCTTCAGCGGCCTGCCGCCCGGTGGCTGGTTCGGCGAGGGCACGGTGCTCAAGCGCGAGGTCTACCGGTACAACATCCAGGCGCTGCGCAAGAGCATCGTCGCGGGCATCCCGGCGGACACCTTCCACTGGCTGCTCGACCATTCGATCGGCTTCAACCGCTTCATCATGAACCAGCTGAACGAGCGGCTGGCGCAGTTCATCTCGGCGCGCGAGATCGACCGCATGAACAACCCCGACCTGCGCGTGGCGCGCAGCCTGGCGGCGCTGTTCAATCCCGTGCTGTTCCCCGGTGTGGGCGACGTCCTGCGCATCACGCAGCAGGAGCTGGCCTACCTCGTCGGCCTGTCGCGCCAGCGCGTGAACGAGGCGCTGGCGACGCTGGAGCAGCAAGGCTCGATCCGCGTGGAGTACGGCGGGCTGCGCGTGCTCGACCTGCAGTCGCTGCGGGCCACCGTCGCGGCCTAG